A window from Acetonema longum DSM 6540 encodes these proteins:
- a CDS encoding FUSC family protein, giving the protein MKIGARIIKTGIAVTITMYICKTFRLEPAFFGAVSAVVNMQPSIFLTFKTAWDQILVHILGVTAGIACGYLIGGHPIAMGLISIILILMYIKFNLHSGISTGIVAALFVVGSGQEAFLLEHALNRTAVIFTGLVTAMLVNILLWPPRYKKQFTAKLKESNETAVRYFCQAVAGYVQLENEAPEVHQDQREKVHQLNREIRSLSKLLSREGQVLASGSVEEGEWFVKARQLMDYNESLTEKADRIYSILPDRFDRRVKAGLPPISDEFKVILGILNSGAASLDRVNAKIRKVIIEGQPVEPEEINEDYWERLSEAIETWQQRLTGSYYVHALTEAAVTANELKRVVRQGKKLLADSTAVTI; this is encoded by the coding sequence ATGAAAATAGGCGCACGTATTATTAAAACAGGCATTGCAGTGACGATCACCATGTATATCTGCAAGACGTTCCGACTGGAGCCGGCCTTTTTCGGCGCTGTATCCGCTGTGGTGAATATGCAGCCGTCAATCTTCCTGACGTTTAAGACGGCATGGGATCAGATTCTGGTGCACATCCTGGGTGTAACCGCCGGCATTGCCTGCGGCTACCTGATCGGCGGTCATCCCATTGCCATGGGGCTGATCTCCATCATACTGATTTTGATGTATATAAAATTCAACCTGCACAGCGGCATCTCCACCGGGATCGTGGCTGCTCTTTTCGTGGTAGGCTCCGGTCAGGAAGCGTTTTTGCTGGAGCATGCGCTGAACAGGACTGCCGTCATTTTTACCGGCCTGGTGACGGCCATGCTGGTCAATATTCTCCTGTGGCCGCCCCGCTATAAAAAGCAATTTACCGCGAAACTGAAAGAGAGCAATGAAACCGCGGTCCGTTACTTTTGCCAGGCGGTAGCGGGATATGTTCAACTGGAAAATGAGGCGCCGGAAGTACATCAGGACCAAAGGGAAAAAGTGCATCAATTAAACCGGGAAATACGCAGCTTATCCAAACTCTTAAGCCGGGAAGGCCAAGTACTGGCGTCCGGTTCGGTGGAAGAAGGCGAATGGTTTGTCAAGGCCCGGCAGCTGATGGATTATAACGAATCCCTGACAGAAAAAGCCGACCGGATTTATTCGATTCTTCCCGACCGTTTTGACCGCAGGGTCAAAGCGGGCCTGCCGCCTATCAGCGATGAGTTCAAAGTCATCTTGGGCATCCTGAACAGCGGGGCCGCTTCTCTGGACAGAGTCAATGCTAAGATCAGAAAGGTCATCATTGAAGGGCAGCCGGTGGAGCCGGAAGAAATCAACGAGGATTACTGGGAAAGGTTGAGTGAAGCGATTGAAACCTGGCAGCAAAGGCTGACCGGCAGCTATTATGTCCATGCTCTGACCGAAGCGGCGGTAACCGCCAACGAACTCAAACGGGTTGTCCGGCAGGGAAAAAAGTTATTGGCCGACAGTACTGCCGTAACCATCTGA